A window from bacterium encodes these proteins:
- the dtd gene encoding D-tyrosyl-tRNA(Tyr) deacylase, whose protein sequence is MRALIQRVSKGSVTIEGEVTGAIARGYVILVGITHSDTKAEVDWLAKKILELRLFEDDEGKMNRSLVDVGGELLVVSQFTLYADARKGRRPSFTDAAPPEAAIPLYEAFVQALRSQGVKVETGRFGANMQVEILNDGPVTLWLEREAEA, encoded by the coding sequence ATGCGAGCGCTCATCCAACGGGTATCGAAAGGCAGCGTCACCATCGAAGGCGAGGTGACGGGTGCCATCGCACGAGGCTACGTCATCCTGGTCGGGATTACCCACAGCGACACCAAGGCCGAGGTGGACTGGCTCGCCAAGAAGATCCTGGAACTGAGGCTGTTCGAGGACGACGAAGGCAAGATGAACCGATCGCTTGTTGATGTCGGCGGAGAGTTACTGGTCGTTTCTCAGTTCACGCTCTACGCGGACGCCCGCAAGGGCCGGCGCCCGAGCTTCACCGACGCGGCCCCGCCTGAGGCGGCAATTCCCCTCTACGAGGCGTTCGTGCAGGCCTTGCGCTCGCAAGGCGTGAAAGTGGAAACTGGGCGCTTCGGGGCCAACATGCAGGTCGAGATCTTGAACGACGGCCCCGTCACCCTCTGGCTGGAGCGTGAAGCCGAGGCTTAG
- a CDS encoding acylphosphatase yields the protein MPRIHLLISGRVQGVYYRQSTTQVASTLGLSGWVRNLSDGRVELTAEGPAETLEQLIAFCHDGPPAARVDQVECQWLEGTGEFTGFETLR from the coding sequence ATGCCTCGGATTCATCTCCTCATCAGCGGGCGCGTTCAGGGCGTCTACTACCGCCAGAGCACCACGCAGGTCGCAAGCACCCTGGGCCTGAGCGGCTGGGTCCGCAACCTGTCGGACGGCCGGGTCGAGTTGACCGCCGAGGGCCCCGCCGAGACGCTGGAACAGCTGATCGCCTTCTGCCACGATGGCCCGCCCGCCGCACGGGTAGATCAAGTGGAGTGCCAGTGGCTCGAAGGCACCGGAGAATTCACAGGGTTCGAGACCCTGCGCTGA
- a CDS encoding class IV adenylate cyclase → MIEAKVEGGEEHTNLEFKARVRDLAAFHAAAARLGAQDAGVLVQVDTYFKVPQGRLKLREINGTDAMLIYYDRSEDAAQRWSHFRVAKVVEPEGMKAVLSSANGLRGVVAKHRHLYLWQDCRIHLDQVEGLGDFIEFEVLSEGVACSDWDRMEALMTVFGLRDTDAIQASYSDLLGL, encoded by the coding sequence ATGATCGAGGCTAAGGTCGAAGGGGGCGAAGAGCACACGAACCTGGAGTTCAAGGCCCGCGTGCGGGATCTCGCCGCGTTCCACGCGGCGGCTGCGCGCCTGGGCGCCCAGGACGCCGGAGTGCTCGTGCAGGTGGATACCTACTTCAAGGTGCCCCAGGGCCGCCTGAAGCTGCGCGAGATCAACGGCACCGACGCGATGTTGATCTACTACGATCGCTCGGAAGATGCTGCCCAGCGCTGGAGCCACTTCCGGGTCGCCAAGGTGGTCGAGCCCGAGGGGATGAAGGCCGTCCTGTCGAGTGCGAACGGTCTACGTGGGGTGGTCGCCAAGCACCGGCACCTGTACCTGTGGCAGGACTGCCGCATCCACCTGGATCAGGTCGAGGGGCTGGGCGATTTCATCGAGTTCGAGGTGCTCTCCGAGGGTGTCGCCTGTAGCGACTGGGACCGGATGGAGGCCCTGATGACCGTCTTCGGCTTGCGCGATACTGACGCCATTCAGGCCTCATACTCCGACTTGCTTGGCCTTTGA
- a CDS encoding NAD(P)H-dependent oxidoreductase, translated as MKLLAFAASLRTPSLNRKLITLVAEMARARGAEVDLVNFHAFDMPLYDGDIEERSGLPAGAVELVKRIAASDGLIIASPEYNYSIPGPLKNAIDWISRAMPVPLEGKSGLLLSASPSVAGGNRGLWALRIPLEALKTIVYPEMFSLASAHEAFDAQGQLKDAANRQRLEGVLEAYLAMARSLVAGSKAKQVGV; from the coding sequence ATGAAACTATTGGCCTTTGCGGCGTCTCTCCGCACCCCTTCGCTCAATCGCAAGCTCATCACCCTCGTCGCCGAGATGGCGCGCGCACGGGGCGCTGAAGTGGACTTGGTGAACTTCCACGCGTTCGATATGCCCCTCTACGACGGGGATATCGAGGAGCGCAGCGGCTTGCCGGCGGGTGCCGTCGAGCTCGTCAAACGAATTGCTGCTAGCGACGGCCTGATCATCGCATCGCCCGAGTACAACTACTCGATTCCCGGCCCGCTCAAGAACGCCATCGACTGGATTTCGCGCGCGATGCCCGTGCCCCTCGAAGGCAAAAGCGGCCTGCTGCTCTCCGCCTCGCCATCCGTGGCGGGCGGCAACCGCGGCCTCTGGGCGCTGCGGATTCCGCTCGAGGCCCTGAAGACGATCGTCTATCCCGAGATGTTCTCGCTGGCGAGCGCACACGAGGCCTTCGATGCGCAGGGACAGCTCAAGGATGCGGCCAACCGGCAACGCCTCGAAGGGGTGCTGGAAGCCTATCTCGCCATGGCGCGCAGCCTCGTGGCCGGTTCAAAGGCCAAGCAAGTCGGAGTATGA
- a CDS encoding DUF423 domain-containing protein — translation MDRLFFALASISGFLGVALGAFGTHGLRGKLTPDLLRVWETGVQYQMLHAFALIAVVFAAQRFPQGPWVGAGWCFALGTVVFSGSLYALSLSGIRWLGAITPIGGLLFLAGWILLLVSALKAS, via the coding sequence ATGGATCGGCTCTTCTTCGCCCTCGCCAGCATCAGCGGCTTTCTCGGCGTGGCCCTCGGGGCCTTCGGCACCCACGGCCTCAGAGGCAAGCTCACCCCCGACCTGCTTCGCGTCTGGGAAACGGGTGTCCAGTACCAAATGCTCCACGCCTTCGCGCTGATCGCCGTCGTCTTCGCCGCCCAGCGCTTCCCCCAGGGCCCCTGGGTCGGTGCGGGCTGGTGCTTCGCGCTCGGCACCGTCGTCTTCTCGGGCAGCCTCTACGCCCTCTCGCTGAGCGGCATTCGCTGGCTCGGGGCCATCACCCCCATCGGCGGGCTACTCTTCCTCGCGGGCTGGATCCTGCTGCTCGTCTCCGCTCTGAAAGCCTCGTAA
- a CDS encoding EVE domain-containing protein: protein MATYLLKTEPETYSFDDLERDGRTGWDGVRNALAQRHLRAIAPDDELFIYHSGKERQIVGVAKALTGPIPDETDATGKSIKVDLAPVRRLDRPVTLAQVKAAGWDQFDLVRMSRLSVMPVPDDVRSWILAQA, encoded by the coding sequence ATGGCCACCTATCTCTTGAAGACCGAGCCCGAGACCTACAGCTTCGACGACCTGGAGCGCGATGGCCGCACCGGCTGGGACGGCGTGCGCAACGCCCTGGCGCAGCGCCACCTGCGGGCGATCGCTCCCGACGACGAACTCTTCATCTACCACTCGGGCAAAGAGCGCCAGATCGTCGGCGTCGCCAAGGCGCTGACCGGCCCGATCCCCGACGAAACCGACGCGACGGGCAAGTCGATCAAGGTCGACCTCGCCCCGGTGCGGCGCCTCGATCGCCCCGTGACGCTCGCCCAGGTCAAGGCGGCGGGTTGGGACCAGTTCGACCTGGTGCGGATGAGCCGCCTCTCGGTGATGCCGGTCCCGGATGACGTGCGCAGCTGGATCCTCGCCCAGGCCTAA
- a CDS encoding DUF1292 domain-containing protein, which translates to MDLPEDIITMVDEDGNEEDFVVIDIVEIHGKQYALLAKAEEAEAEEANVLIMRLENETLVNIDDEEEFNHVVAHLEGHAHA; encoded by the coding sequence ATGGACCTTCCCGAAGACATCATCACGATGGTCGACGAGGACGGCAACGAAGAGGACTTCGTGGTGATCGACATCGTCGAGATCCACGGCAAGCAGTACGCCCTGCTCGCCAAGGCCGAAGAGGCCGAGGCCGAGGAGGCCAACGTCCTCATCATGCGCCTCGAGAACGAGACCCTCGTCAACATCGATGACGAGGAGGAGTTCAACCACGTGGTCGCGCACCTCGAAGGCCACGCGCACGCGTAA
- a CDS encoding glutathione S-transferase N-terminal domain-containing protein, which translates to MKLYQFESCPYCKMVREALSDLEITYININVPRERSKRQEVFEVSKQWTVPVLVDGDVMLDDEEKILPYLAEKYGK; encoded by the coding sequence ATGAAGCTGTACCAGTTCGAGTCCTGCCCCTACTGCAAGATGGTGCGCGAGGCGCTGAGCGACCTCGAAATCACCTACATCAACATCAACGTGCCCCGCGAGCGCTCCAAGCGCCAGGAGGTCTTCGAGGTCTCGAAGCAGTGGACGGTGCCGGTCCTGGTCGACGGCGACGTCATGCTCGACGACGAGGAGAAGATTCTCCCCTACCTCGCCGAGAAGTACGGCAAATAG
- a CDS encoding dihydrolipoyl dehydrogenase, which yields MAEFDLLIIGAGSAGYAAARVATEELGARVGLVDKGPLGGLCILDGCMPSKALIQSSNVAHQARTAKEFGIQTGPVLVDFAAVMARKNHLVEGFAAHRAESIAELQNTEFICGEARFVDRTTLVVGERRLTAPRFVLALGSTPTVPRIPGLAECGYLLSDAALKLDTLPASLIIIGGGVIALELGQFFARLGTQVTIVEAAPRLVSREDPEVSEVITRRLRREAVAIHVGVKAVKVEGRGDRKRLYFEHPTEGPRTVEAESILVATGREPNVRSLDLEKAGVEMQGRRLVLDRCLRTTNPAIYAAGDVTGGSFLVHTAIAEGELAARNSLRGCAARPSPEHLFVSAAYTEPNMARVGLSEAEAREIGREVVVGRYPFSEHGKAEILGETDGFVKLIADPRSGEILGGTVVGPEGAELIHEIACAITLRATIEQFLLVPHLHPTLSEIWTYPAEDILNQIRARARVPSVLVPAGYNDTDETCAFEALASQGERR from the coding sequence ATGGCTGAGTTCGATCTGCTCATCATCGGGGCGGGCAGCGCCGGCTACGCGGCAGCGCGCGTCGCGACCGAGGAGCTGGGGGCGCGCGTGGGCTTGGTGGATAAGGGGCCGCTCGGCGGCTTGTGCATCCTGGACGGGTGCATGCCCTCGAAAGCGCTGATCCAGTCCTCCAACGTGGCGCACCAGGCACGAACCGCCAAGGAGTTCGGCATCCAGACGGGACCGGTCCTGGTGGATTTCGCCGCCGTGATGGCCCGGAAGAATCACCTCGTCGAGGGCTTCGCCGCGCACCGCGCCGAGAGCATCGCCGAGCTCCAGAACACCGAGTTCATCTGTGGGGAAGCCCGCTTCGTGGATCGCACGACCCTCGTGGTGGGCGAGCGGCGTCTCACGGCCCCTCGCTTCGTCCTCGCGTTGGGCTCGACCCCCACGGTGCCGCGCATCCCGGGCCTCGCCGAATGCGGCTACCTGCTCAGCGACGCTGCCCTCAAGCTCGATACACTGCCGGCGTCCTTGATCATCATCGGGGGCGGGGTGATCGCGCTGGAGCTCGGGCAGTTCTTCGCACGCCTAGGCACCCAGGTGACCATCGTGGAGGCGGCCCCCCGGCTTGTCTCTCGGGAGGACCCCGAGGTGTCCGAGGTCATCACCCGGCGCCTGCGACGCGAAGCAGTAGCGATCCACGTCGGGGTCAAGGCCGTCAAGGTCGAGGGCCGAGGCGATCGCAAGCGCCTGTACTTCGAGCATCCGACCGAGGGGCCTCGCACGGTCGAGGCCGAGTCGATCCTGGTCGCCACGGGACGCGAGCCGAACGTGCGATCGCTCGATCTCGAGAAGGCCGGGGTCGAGATGCAGGGGCGCCGGCTGGTGCTCGATCGCTGCCTGCGCACGACGAACCCCGCCATCTACGCCGCAGGGGACGTGACGGGGGGCTCCTTCTTGGTGCACACGGCGATCGCCGAAGGTGAGCTCGCCGCTCGCAACTCCCTGCGAGGGTGCGCCGCCCGCCCCAGCCCCGAGCACCTCTTCGTCTCGGCCGCCTACACCGAGCCCAACATGGCGCGGGTCGGGCTCTCGGAGGCCGAAGCCCGGGAGATAGGGCGGGAGGTGGTCGTCGGGCGCTACCCCTTCTCGGAGCACGGCAAGGCCGAGATCCTGGGCGAGACGGACGGCTTCGTCAAGCTGATCGCGGACCCGCGCAGCGGCGAGATCCTGGGAGGCACCGTCGTGGGCCCAGAAGGCGCCGAGTTGATTCATGAGATTGCTTGTGCGATAACGCTAAGAGCGACCATCGAGCAGTTCCTGCTCGTTCCGCACCTTCACCCGACGCTCTCCGAGATCTGGACCTATCCCGCCGAGGACATCCTGAACCAGATCCGCGCAAGGGCCAGGGTGCCATCGGTTCTCGTCCCTGCGGGTTACAACGACACGGACGAGACTTGTGCATTCGAGGCACTCGCATCACAGGGCGAGCGCCGCTAG
- a CDS encoding zinc ribbon domain-containing protein gives MAQCSNCGNLLPVGAKHCPDCGTTVSDAPAAPPKAPKAPGQKLALDELLLRGVMGLFLLILGGTVLFVGYAIVQQGIGAGAP, from the coding sequence ATGGCTCAATGCTCCAACTGCGGCAACCTCCTGCCGGTCGGCGCCAAGCACTGCCCCGACTGCGGGACGACGGTCAGCGACGCCCCCGCCGCTCCCCCCAAGGCCCCCAAGGCACCCGGCCAGAAGCTTGCGCTGGATGAGCTGCTGCTGCGCGGCGTGATGGGCCTGTTCCTGCTGATTCTCGGCGGGACGGTCCTCTTCGTCGGCTACGCCATCGTCCAGCAGGGAATCGGGGCCGGCGCGCCCTGA
- a CDS encoding SLBB domain-containing protein translates to MSEQKQLKPYHLVPEKPYLSLADWPEAGKGLAHAKELGPEGTIALVKSANLRGRGGAGFPAALKWGNIRADKCPVKYMVCNAAEGEPGTFKDRNLIRFNPYIILEGVAIAAYALGAKEAFICMKVTFEREFKRLGDALEEMWNAGLLGDIPISIARGRDEYLLGEERGLLEAIEGNFPFPRVSPPYMLGLFTSQGMFSVETEGANPTCVNNVETLAHTANILAGGKEWFQSVGTEATPGTGTFSIMGDVERPGIYELPIGTSFRTLLEDYAKGMKGGKKFKMMLSGVSAGVLTADKLDVAMDFAPMKAADSSLGSGGYIIYDETANAVDVAYAYSRFLANESCGQCPSCKVGTADITIALERLSFGIGTVEDLEAIEKGLGGVATGNRCFLPVAEKALIRSIVSNFPEDFELCLKGPRPDRRDFPVAKLKDYDPETCTFTYDPKYYLKRPDGRYNEPDEGMFRFTVLPALAKA, encoded by the coding sequence GTGAGCGAACAGAAGCAACTCAAACCGTACCATCTCGTCCCCGAAAAGCCCTACCTCTCGCTGGCCGACTGGCCCGAAGCGGGCAAGGGTCTGGCGCACGCCAAGGAGCTCGGCCCCGAGGGCACCATCGCCCTGGTGAAAAGCGCCAACCTGCGTGGCCGCGGGGGTGCGGGCTTCCCGGCCGCCCTCAAGTGGGGCAACATCCGTGCCGACAAGTGCCCGGTCAAGTACATGGTCTGCAACGCCGCCGAAGGCGAGCCCGGGACCTTCAAGGACCGCAACCTGATCCGCTTCAACCCCTACATCATCCTCGAAGGGGTCGCGATCGCCGCCTACGCCCTCGGCGCCAAGGAAGCCTTCATCTGCATGAAGGTCACCTTCGAGCGCGAGTTCAAGCGCCTCGGCGACGCCCTCGAAGAGATGTGGAACGCTGGCCTGTTGGGCGATATTCCCATCTCCATCGCCCGCGGCCGTGACGAGTACCTGCTCGGCGAAGAGCGCGGCCTGCTCGAGGCCATCGAGGGCAACTTCCCCTTCCCCCGCGTCTCGCCCCCCTACATGCTCGGCCTCTTCACCAGCCAGGGCATGTTCTCAGTGGAGACCGAGGGCGCCAACCCGACCTGCGTCAACAACGTCGAGACCCTGGCCCACACCGCCAACATCCTCGCCGGCGGCAAGGAGTGGTTCCAGTCGGTCGGCACCGAGGCGACCCCCGGCACCGGCACCTTCTCCATCATGGGTGACGTCGAGCGCCCCGGCATCTACGAGCTGCCCATCGGCACCTCGTTCCGCACCCTGCTCGAGGATTACGCCAAGGGCATGAAGGGCGGCAAGAAGTTCAAGATGATGCTCTCGGGCGTCTCGGCGGGCGTTTTGACCGCCGACAAGCTGGACGTGGCCATGGACTTCGCCCCCATGAAGGCCGCGGACTCGAGCCTCGGCTCGGGCGGCTACATCATCTACGACGAGACCGCGAACGCGGTGGACGTGGCCTACGCCTACTCGCGCTTCCTGGCCAACGAGTCCTGCGGTCAGTGCCCCTCCTGCAAGGTGGGCACCGCGGACATCACCATCGCCCTGGAGCGTCTCTCGTTCGGCATCGGCACGGTCGAGGACCTGGAAGCCATCGAGAAGGGCCTGGGCGGCGTCGCCACCGGCAACCGCTGCTTCCTCCCGGTCGCAGAGAAGGCGCTGATCCGCAGCATCGTCAGCAACTTCCCCGAGGACTTCGAGCTGTGCCTCAAGGGGCCCCGTCCCGACCGCCGCGACTTCCCCGTCGCCAAGCTCAAGGACTATGACCCCGAGACCTGCACCTTCACCTACGACCCCAAGTACTACCTCAAGCGCCCCGACGGCCGCTACAACGAGCCCGACGAAGGCATGTTCCGCTTCACGGTGCTGCCCGCGCTCGCCAAGGCCTAA
- a CDS encoding DUF4442 domain-containing protein, producing the protein MPKTTTPGAMIRTAWDRLAPRPGGKWLFSKIFARLVPYSGSIKPLVSELTSGRCRVVMRDRPNLRNHLRSIHAVALMNLGEMASGLALVYGLPDDTRAILVGLSMEYLKKARGTLEASCDFGVPSVTERQELELTVDIRDNAGDVVARARANWLVDRLV; encoded by the coding sequence ATGCCGAAAACGACGACGCCCGGGGCCATGATCCGAACGGCATGGGACCGTCTGGCCCCACGCCCCGGGGGCAAATGGCTGTTCAGCAAGATCTTCGCACGGCTGGTTCCCTACTCTGGAAGCATCAAGCCGCTGGTGAGCGAACTTACGAGCGGCCGCTGCCGGGTGGTCATGCGCGATCGCCCCAACTTGCGCAACCACTTGCGCTCCATCCATGCGGTGGCCCTCATGAACCTCGGCGAGATGGCGAGCGGCCTAGCCCTGGTCTACGGTCTGCCGGACGATACCCGCGCCATCCTGGTCGGCCTCTCCATGGAATACCTCAAGAAAGCCCGCGGCACGCTCGAAGCGAGTTGCGACTTCGGCGTCCCGTCCGTCACGGAGCGCCAAGAGCTGGAGCTTACGGTCGATATCCGAGACAACGCCGGGGACGTAGTCGCCCGCGCTCGGGCGAATTGGCTGGTGGACAGGCTCGTTTGA
- the thpR gene encoding RNA 2',3'-cyclic phosphodiesterase, producing the protein MRLFTAFEISTAANAELRRVQASLRQVLTGGRLTAPENFHVTLHFFGEVTSEQLGDLDRVLTSALVGEPPFELALDSLGVFPKHGPARVLWAGLAGDVERLRVLEERMRAALQPLELLRPDGRYSPHITLARDPRAHESVRQLAAGYQVRQVAWRVERLLLFQSVLKPTGATYQVLNAYSLK; encoded by the coding sequence ATGCGCCTCTTCACCGCCTTCGAGATTTCCACGGCGGCAAACGCCGAGCTGCGACGGGTGCAGGCTTCGCTGCGCCAAGTGCTCACGGGCGGTCGGTTGACCGCGCCCGAAAATTTCCACGTGACCCTTCACTTCTTCGGCGAGGTCACCAGCGAACAGCTCGGGGACCTGGACCGCGTCCTCACGAGCGCCCTGGTGGGCGAGCCGCCCTTCGAGCTTGCGCTCGATAGCCTGGGGGTCTTTCCCAAGCACGGCCCGGCTCGCGTCCTTTGGGCGGGGCTCGCGGGCGACGTCGAGCGCTTGCGCGTGCTCGAAGAGCGGATGCGTGCGGCGCTTCAGCCGCTGGAGCTCTTGCGGCCCGATGGGCGTTATTCGCCCCACATCACCCTCGCGCGCGACCCCAGAGCACACGAAAGCGTGAGGCAGCTCGCGGCAGGCTACCAGGTGAGGCAGGTCGCTTGGCGTGTCGAGCGCTTGCTCTTGTTCCAGTCGGTCTTGAAACCGACGGGGGCCACGTACCAGGTGTTGAACGCTTACTCCCTAAAATAA
- a CDS encoding LTA synthase family protein codes for MQEFWRGSWEPIVLALLLTLGTGAFNKANGLSVNNFELVLCTFGAWLLISAPTLFLSPRPRRFVLALLAALGGGVLIANQVYFRYYHDVITTATLMLAGQVYGVRESILAIWQSIDLLFFLPVLVFLGMGLAGRAHLNWTFSRKLRVTLVMAGSGATMFLSGYLPTVQGWNNDVNWSGNYPFVQKIGLFAFHIFDFQRLTAHKSGDFKQDPESIQKIVQVFEKRTLHPNALTGIGEGMNLITLQLESFESFPVGMTIDGQEITPNLNRIAKESLYFPNVFYQTARGNTSDAEFMLLNSILPLRDASINWLFPENDFSSLPLRLERKGYTSLAFHAYNKIYWNRVFMYPSLGFKHFYNQDDFVGDDLVNLGLSDTSFYEQSMNILKKTQEPFFAHMVSLTSHLPFYIPNEYRELSLKDTISTELQDYLHSVHYADKAVGVLLRALKDQGLDKRTAVVIYGDHEGISLKHYKEVLALKGQAREAADEWGRSALQTIPLIIHVPGMPVRGTFERVAGQIDIMPTLVNIMGVHDQGLMLGQDLMQTPRGPSPLTGRYPLGSFVDENMIFLASPDGVLESGTLFNRKTGEKLDTRRAEAKLQEVLRMYEVSQQVIKYNLINRLQEHVFVNREIGSSAKVAPKGS; via the coding sequence TTGCAAGAATTTTGGCGCGGTAGCTGGGAACCAATTGTTTTGGCTCTACTCCTTACTTTGGGGACCGGCGCCTTTAACAAGGCTAACGGCCTGTCCGTCAATAATTTCGAGTTAGTGCTCTGTACGTTTGGCGCCTGGCTGTTGATCTCAGCTCCGACGCTATTTTTGTCCCCAAGGCCGCGTAGGTTCGTGCTTGCGCTGCTGGCAGCACTCGGCGGGGGAGTTCTGATCGCCAATCAGGTCTATTTCCGCTATTACCATGATGTCATTACGACGGCAACCTTGATGCTCGCCGGCCAAGTTTATGGCGTCCGAGAGAGTATCCTTGCGATTTGGCAGAGTATCGACCTCCTATTCTTTTTACCGGTCCTCGTTTTCTTGGGGATGGGCCTAGCGGGGCGTGCCCATCTCAATTGGACGTTCTCAAGAAAGCTGAGAGTTACCCTGGTGATGGCGGGTTCCGGGGCGACCATGTTCCTGTCAGGCTATCTGCCCACTGTTCAAGGGTGGAATAATGACGTGAATTGGAGTGGGAATTATCCATTCGTCCAGAAAATAGGCTTGTTCGCATTCCACATCTTCGACTTCCAGCGGCTTACGGCGCATAAGTCGGGGGACTTCAAGCAAGATCCTGAGTCCATTCAAAAAATTGTGCAGGTGTTTGAGAAACGAACACTGCATCCCAATGCGCTCACGGGAATTGGCGAGGGGATGAATCTTATTACGCTCCAGTTGGAGTCGTTTGAGAGCTTTCCTGTTGGAATGACGATCGATGGGCAGGAAATTACTCCGAACCTTAATCGTATTGCGAAGGAAAGTCTGTACTTTCCCAATGTCTTCTATCAAACCGCGCGGGGAAACACCTCCGATGCGGAATTTATGTTGCTAAATTCCATTTTGCCCCTTCGAGATGCCTCCATCAATTGGCTCTTTCCCGAGAATGACTTTTCATCTTTGCCGCTTCGCCTGGAGCGGAAGGGCTATACCTCTTTAGCATTTCATGCCTACAACAAGATCTACTGGAACCGGGTCTTCATGTATCCTAGCCTCGGGTTCAAGCATTTTTACAATCAGGACGACTTTGTTGGCGATGATTTAGTTAACTTGGGGTTATCCGACACTTCTTTTTACGAACAGTCGATGAATATCCTGAAGAAAACTCAGGAGCCCTTTTTTGCTCACATGGTGTCGCTGACCTCGCACCTTCCATTTTATATTCCGAACGAATACCGCGAGCTTTCTCTGAAAGACACGATTTCTACCGAGCTTCAAGATTACTTGCATTCAGTCCACTATGCTGACAAGGCGGTAGGGGTATTACTACGTGCGCTTAAGGATCAGGGGCTTGATAAGCGGACTGCCGTCGTCATCTACGGTGACCACGAAGGCATCTCTCTGAAGCACTACAAGGAAGTTCTGGCGCTTAAGGGCCAGGCGAGGGAAGCCGCTGATGAATGGGGTAGGTCTGCTTTGCAGACAATTCCCCTGATCATCCACGTACCGGGCATGCCCGTGCGCGGTACGTTCGAAAGAGTCGCGGGTCAGATCGACATCATGCCGACCCTCGTCAACATCATGGGGGTGCACGATCAAGGGCTCATGTTGGGGCAGGACCTGATGCAAACTCCTCGTGGCCCCAGCCCGCTAACCGGTCGATACCCTCTGGGCTCGTTCGTGGACGAGAACATGATCTTCCTTGCTTCGCCGGATGGCGTGCTTGAATCGGGAACCCTCTTCAATCGCAAGACAGGGGAAAAATTAGATACGCGCCGTGCCGAAGCAAAGCTTCAAGAGGTCTTGCGTATGTACGAGGTCTCCCAACAAGTCATTAAGTACAATTTAATTAATCGCCTTCAAGAGCACGTCTTCGTCAATCGTGAAATCGGCAGTTCTGCAAAGGTCGCCCCAAAGGGAAGCTGA
- a CDS encoding cupin domain-containing protein, whose protein sequence is MSFHSNLVQAARSNSYFRKELYTTERSQVVVMSIEPGDDIGAEVHDLDQVLVFVAGEGEFQVGDLKGRVQPGDVVVVPAHAEHNFINTGSEPLKLYTVYAPPEHAPGTIHRTKAEAAAAEAEEHAHARK, encoded by the coding sequence ATGAGCTTTCACTCCAATCTGGTGCAGGCTGCCAGGAGTAATTCCTACTTCCGCAAGGAGCTCTATACCACCGAGCGATCGCAGGTCGTCGTGATGAGCATCGAGCCCGGCGACGACATCGGCGCCGAAGTCCACGACCTCGATCAGGTCTTGGTCTTCGTTGCGGGCGAGGGCGAGTTTCAAGTCGGGGACCTGAAGGGTCGGGTTCAGCCTGGCGATGTGGTCGTGGTGCCCGCCCATGCCGAACACAATTTCATCAACACGGGCTCGGAGCCCTTGAAGCTCTACACGGTCTATGCTCCGCCGGAGCATGCGCCGGGAACCATTCATCGCACCAAGGCCGAGGCGGCGGCCGCCGAAGCCGAGGAGCATGCCCACGCCCGCAAGTAA